From a single Solanum dulcamara chromosome 4, daSolDulc1.2, whole genome shotgun sequence genomic region:
- the LOC129887355 gene encoding glucan endo-1,3-beta-glucosidase, basic has translation MATSQIAVIVLLGLLVATNIHISEAQSIGVCYGMMGNNLPSHSEVIQLYKSRNIGRLRLYDPNHGALNALRGSNIEVILGLPNVDVKHIASGMEHANWWVQKNVRDFWPDVKIKYIAVGNEISPVTGTSYLASFQVPAMVNIYKAIGAAGLGNDIKVSTSVDMTLIGNSYPPSQGSFRNDVRWFTDPIVGFLRDTRAPLLVNIYPYFSYSGNPGQISLPYALFTAPNVVVQDGSRQYRNLFDAMLDSVYAAMDRTGGGSVGIVVSESGWPSAGAFGATQDNAATYLRNLIQHAKEGSPRKPGPIETYIFAMFDENNKNPELEKHFGLFSPNKQPKYNLNFGVSDRVWDISAETNVTASLISEM, from the exons ATGGCTACCTCACAAATAGCTGTTATCGTGCTTCTAGGATTACTTGTTGCCACCAACATTCACATATCAG AGGCTCAATCGATAGGTGTTTGCTATGGAATGATGGGGAACAACTTGCCATCACATTCGGAAGTTATACAACTGTACAAGTCAAGAAACATTGGAAGACTGAGGCTTTATGATCCGAATCATGGAGCTTTAAATGCCTTAAGAGGATCGAACATTGAAGTCATACTAGGACTTCCGAATGTAGATGTGAAACACATTGCTTCTGGCATGGAACATGCGAATTGGTGGGTACAGAAGAACGTGAGAGATTTCTGGCCAGATGTTAAAATTAAGTACATAGCTGTTGGGAATGAAATCAGCCCTGTCACAGGCACATCTTATCTTGCCTCATTTCAAGTTCCTGCTATGGTAAACATTTATAAAGCAATTGGTGCAGCTGGTTTGGGTAACGACATTAAGGTTTCAACATCAGTAGACATGACATTGATTGGCAACTCTTATCCACCATCACAGGGTTCCTTTAGGAACGATGTTAGATGGTTCACTGATCCCATTGTTGGGTTTTTAAGGGACACACGTGCACCTTTGCTCGTTAACatttatccttattttagttattCTGGTAATCCAGGACAGATTTCACTCCCCTATGCTCTTTTTACAGCACCTAATGTGGTGGTACAAGATGGTTCGCGTCAATATAGGAACTTATTTGATGCTATGTTGGATTCTGTGTATGCTGCCATGGATCGAACAGGAGGGGGATCTGTAGGAATTGTTGTGTCAGAGAGTGGATGGCCATCTGCTGGTGCATTTGGTGCCACACAAGACAATGCAGCAACTTATTTGAGGAACTTAATTCAACATGCGAAAGAGGGTAGTCCAAGAAAGCCTGGGCCCATTGAGACTTATATATTTGCCATGTTTGATGAGAATAACAAGAATCCTGAGTTGGAGAAACATTTTGGATTGTTTTCCCCGAACAAGCAGCCCAAATATAATCTCAACTTTGGGGTTTCTGATAGAGTTTGGGACATTTCTGCTGAAACTAATGTCACTGCTTCCCTCATAAGCGAGATGTAA